Proteins from a genomic interval of Arachis hypogaea cultivar Tifrunner chromosome 10, arahy.Tifrunner.gnm2.J5K5, whole genome shotgun sequence:
- the LOC112716025 gene encoding zinc finger protein CONSTANS-LIKE 4, which produces MASKLCDSCKSASATVYCRPDAAFLCSPCDSKVHAANKLASRHPRVSLCEVCEQAPAHVTCKADAASLCLACDRDIHSANPLASRHERIPVTPFYHSLAATVKSPVNFLDDHRFFSDADADADVDVSTEEAEAASWLLPTPSNPSKADLNSSQYIFQEMEQVPYVDLDYGNVDPKSEPKSSATTDGVVPVQSKTANEHYFEPFAYGGYKYNSQSQSQSQMSHSVSSSSMDVGVVPDGNAMSEISTCKVASSVEGGNQAVTVTAQFSAADREARVLRYREKRKNRKFEKTIRYASRKAYAETRPRIKGRFAKRTEVDPLNGYGVVPSC; this is translated from the exons ATGGCTTCCAAGTTATGTGATTCATGCAAGTCAGCCTCAGCCACCGTCTACTGCCGCCCTGACGCCGCCTTCCTCTGCTCCCCCTGCGACTCCAAGGTCCACGCCGCTAACAAGCTCGCCTCCCGCCACCCTCGCGTCTCACTCTGCGAGGTCTGCGAGCAGGCACCTGCTCACGTCACCTGCAAGGCCGACGCCGCCTCCCTCTGCCTTGCCTGCGACCGGGATATCCACTCCGCCAACCCTCTCGCTTCCCGCCACGAGCGAATCCCCGTCACTCCCTTCTATCACTCCCTCGCCGCTACCGTCAAGTCTCCGGTCAACTTCCTTGATGACCACAGGTTCTTCTCCGACGCCGATGCTGATGCGGATGTTGACGTCAGCACTGAGGAGGCCGAGGCTGCTTCCTGGCTCCTTCCCACACCTTCTAACCCTTCCAAGGCAGATCTGAACTCGTCTCAGTACATCTTCCAGGAGATGGAACAGGTTCCGTATGTAGATCTGGATTACGGCAACGTGGATCCCAAATCGGAGCCGAAGAGCTCCGCCACCACCGACGGAGTTGTTCCGGTGCAGAGCAAGACCGCTAACGAGCACTACTTTGAGCCTTTCGCCTACGGTGGCTACAAGTACAACTCGCAATCTCAGTCACAGTCACAGATGAGCCATAGC GTGTCGTCGTCGTCGATGGACGTTGGTGTTGTACCGGACGGGAACGCGATGTCTGAGATATCGACCTGCAAGGTAGCATCGTCGGTGGAGGGAGGGAACCAGGCAGTGACGGTGACGGCGCAGTTCTCGGCGGCGGATAGGGAAGCTAGGGTTTTGAGGTATCGGGAGAAGAGGAAGAACCGAAAGTTCGAGAAGACTATTCGCTACGCTTCTCGTAAGGCTTATGCAGAAACGAGGCCAAGGATCAAAGGCAGATTCGCCAAGCGCACTGAGGTTGACCCTCTCAATGGATACGGCGTCGTTCCGTCGTGTTAA